In Treponema primitia ZAS-2, a genomic segment contains:
- a CDS encoding helix-turn-helix domain-containing protein, which produces MKSNNWVNSASINNRLLDIRKAKGLTQEEFADRIKISRSMISSIEEGRREIKDRLISMVCFTFGANEHWIKTGKGTMFDTPQNERLEHIIYHFNNLDENSQDFILQHLDLLIEYQKKAGIK; this is translated from the coding sequence ATGAAAAGTAACAATTGGGTGAATAGTGCTTCAATAAATAATCGGCTTCTTGATATTCGCAAGGCGAAAGGTCTTACCCAAGAAGAATTTGCGGATAGGATAAAAATAAGCCGATCCATGATTAGCTCCATCGAGGAAGGGCGGCGGGAGATAAAGGACCGCCTTATTTCTATGGTCTGTTTTACCTTTGGAGCCAATGAGCATTGGATTAAAACCGGCAAAGGAACCATGTTTGATACTCCGCAAAATGAACGACTAGAACATATTATTTACCATTTTAATAATTTAGACGAAAACTCCCAAGATTTTATTTTACAGCATCTAGACCTGCTTATTGAGTACCAGAAAAAAGCGGGTATCAAGTAA
- a CDS encoding RrF2 family transcriptional regulator: MAYSTEFSRAITIGILINIKMEEFGFEYVSTKVLAKQLKIPAPTVVRILKSLNAAGITTTKEGSKGGVLLAKPIAKITLLDIFLALEHGHLFKTEIDFIVEDSRIEQFKEVLMGRMQDAEDAMKQSLAKTTLADIAKDIVAAVYEK, from the coding sequence GTGGCATATTCAACTGAATTTTCAAGGGCAATCACAATCGGCATTTTGATTAACATAAAAATGGAGGAGTTTGGATTCGAATATGTATCGACAAAGGTTCTTGCCAAACAATTGAAAATACCTGCTCCAACGGTTGTTAGAATACTGAAAAGCCTTAATGCGGCTGGAATCACCACGACAAAGGAGGGCTCTAAAGGCGGAGTCCTTTTGGCAAAGCCGATTGCAAAAATTACCTTATTGGACATTTTTTTGGCGCTCGAACACGGGCATTTATTTAAGACTGAAATTGATTTTATAGTTGAAGACTCTCGGATCGAGCAGTTTAAAGAAGTTTTAATGGGTCGTATGCAAGATGCGGAGGACGCAATGAAGCAATCGTTAGCAAAAACAACCCTTGCAGATATTGCTAAAGACATTGTTGCCGCCGTATATGAAAAGTAA
- a CDS encoding DUF1302 family protein codes for MKSKLFLLIVILFIISGVLYLPAQDFGFNNEMDGGSLGLAPSFVPAVTIGGELSAGLTGYGDDFSDIGKTNLGDVLKGKLNFTVASTHADGTINLKLAPVFDGSASPLTIDEAYLRAYFGDFSLEGGLRKLTWGKADSFGPLDVVNPLDYSDLSLMGAVGDMKIARPMLHGSYQFGAFTKLEGVFIPTFQGHRFALEQGSRWAPSQFTDISSSFLSAILSKPEMGTGTAAIGKGMNDRMGRFLSNDMTKETQILSFLEYAQAGLRFTATIGSSDLGIQYFYGNLFRPGISIKGMSGFQNALSVAAAGEFQETAVKDAFDTLQIKVRYNRYHQAGIDYAQVLAGFNIRAEAAILLTDDLEGDKGDVYNPQLAWSLGFDRDLFLGINLNLQATETIRLFHDKLNGDPLLDIEAGKELSSTRLTTVLARKFLRDELEIKATGLWGIEDRDFLILPSIAWIKNDVTVELSGGLFGGDEQGELGQYGDNHFIKAVMGYKF; via the coding sequence GTGAAATCAAAACTATTTCTCCTGATAGTTATCTTGTTCATCATTTCCGGCGTACTATATCTTCCTGCACAGGATTTCGGATTTAACAATGAAATGGATGGCGGTTCCCTTGGTCTGGCCCCATCTTTTGTACCCGCCGTAACCATAGGCGGTGAACTATCGGCGGGGCTTACCGGATATGGGGATGATTTTTCGGACATTGGAAAAACAAATTTAGGGGATGTTCTTAAGGGTAAACTTAACTTCACTGTTGCAAGCACTCACGCAGATGGGACAATCAACCTGAAACTTGCCCCGGTCTTTGATGGTTCCGCCTCACCGCTTACTATTGATGAAGCCTACCTCCGCGCTTATTTTGGCGATTTTAGTCTGGAAGGGGGCTTGCGTAAACTTACCTGGGGCAAGGCAGACAGTTTTGGTCCCCTGGATGTGGTAAACCCCCTGGATTATTCAGATTTAAGTCTCATGGGCGCTGTTGGGGATATGAAAATTGCCCGTCCTATGCTGCACGGTTCATACCAATTTGGGGCATTTACAAAACTGGAGGGGGTCTTTATTCCCACATTTCAGGGCCACCGTTTTGCCCTGGAACAGGGAAGCCGTTGGGCGCCCTCCCAATTTACCGATATATCCTCATCTTTTCTGTCCGCAATTTTAAGCAAGCCAGAAATGGGCACAGGGACGGCGGCTATCGGGAAAGGCATGAATGATCGGATGGGGCGGTTTCTGTCTAATGACATGACAAAGGAAACACAAATTTTGTCATTTCTTGAATATGCCCAAGCAGGTCTTAGGTTTACTGCGACAATTGGGTCCTCTGATCTTGGAATACAGTATTTCTATGGCAATTTATTCCGTCCTGGCATAAGTATTAAAGGGATGTCAGGATTCCAAAACGCCCTGAGCGTTGCAGCGGCAGGAGAGTTTCAAGAAACTGCGGTAAAGGATGCATTTGATACGCTGCAAATCAAGGTTCGTTATAACCGTTATCATCAGGCGGGAATTGATTACGCACAGGTACTGGCAGGGTTTAATATCCGTGCAGAGGCGGCAATACTGCTTACCGATGATCTTGAAGGGGACAAGGGTGATGTTTATAATCCCCAGCTTGCATGGTCCCTGGGGTTTGACCGGGATCTTTTTTTGGGTATAAACCTAAATTTACAGGCAACTGAAACCATACGCTTATTTCACGATAAGCTAAATGGCGATCCCTTGCTTGATATTGAAGCCGGGAAAGAACTGAGTTCTACCAGACTTACTACGGTACTTGCACGGAAATTTCTCAGGGATGAGCTTGAGATAAAGGCGACCGGTCTTTGGGGCATTGAGGACAGGGATTTTCTCATTCTCCCTTCAATAGCCTGGATTAAAAACGATGTTACGGTTGAACTTTCAGGAGGCCTCTTTGGGGGGGACGAACAAGGGGAATTGGGGCAGTATGGGGACAATCATTTTATTAAGGCGGTGATGGGGTATAAGTTTTAG
- a CDS encoding outer membrane lipoprotein-sorting protein: MKNNVTIMPCVMFALFFSIGSVSAQAVDAEVIIDRSRNRIQADTTSTRSRMVLAAKDGTASERVMDQYSKDGPKGHRKIIVFQRPASVANTRFLTLENPGANDDQWIFLPSLGKVRRIASSEGSNSFMGSDLSYDDLSAMDRDANLDTHRIIREESIAGNLCYVIESISKDNTFQYSKMIQYIDKSTYVNHKAELFDRRGTLVKILEMSELKDVQGRLTPMVTKMTTLSAGTSTSIIVDIIKYDDPIPEGVFTTSYLETGRAR; encoded by the coding sequence ATGAAAAACAACGTGACGATTATGCCATGCGTAATGTTCGCCCTGTTCTTTTCTATTGGATCAGTGTCTGCCCAGGCGGTAGACGCGGAAGTAATTATAGACCGATCCCGGAACAGGATACAGGCGGATACAACTTCCACTCGATCCCGTATGGTCCTCGCTGCCAAGGATGGAACCGCCAGTGAACGGGTTATGGATCAATATTCCAAAGATGGCCCCAAGGGACACAGAAAAATTATTGTATTCCAGCGTCCTGCCTCGGTGGCCAATACCCGTTTTCTCACCCTGGAAAATCCCGGAGCTAATGACGATCAATGGATTTTTCTTCCCTCCCTGGGGAAAGTGCGGCGTATAGCCTCCAGCGAAGGCTCCAATAGTTTTATGGGCAGCGATCTTTCTTATGACGATCTATCTGCCATGGACCGGGATGCAAATCTGGATACCCATCGTATAATCCGGGAAGAATCCATAGCGGGTAATCTTTGTTATGTCATTGAATCCATCTCAAAGGACAATACTTTCCAGTATTCAAAGATGATACAGTATATAGATAAAAGTACCTATGTTAATCATAAAGCGGAGTTATTTGACCGGCGCGGGACCCTGGTAAAAATTCTTGAAATGAGTGAACTAAAGGATGTGCAGGGAAGGCTTACCCCGATGGTAACAAAAATGACAACCCTGTCTGCCGGAACCTCCACCTCAATTATTGTGGACATCATTAAATATGACGATCCCATACCGGAAGGGGTATTTACCACAAGCTATCTTGAAACCGGGCGGGCGCGGTGA
- a CDS encoding efflux RND transporter permease subunit, with the protein MMDKIYKHPVLIVVIIGIITLFFALQLPRAELDNNNSRFVPDTDPAKVTNRLIDDTFGGSSFILIGLERKYGDIFDAGFLSRIRDFNNWVEAITIVGDVNSIVSSKYIAGVGDSIVVEKLVGDDFTGTSAEIAELKRRILSWDMYRHSLVSDDFAATQILVSLDISDDDMSNRDVADEFLKIRDMAQEMFSGMAEVYVTGLPIISETINESMGADLVLMIPLVILVVLLVLFFSFHRLTAVLLPLLTVVIAVIWSVGAMPLFDIKLSIISTVLPVILIAVGSAYGIHVITHYIEDIGSKSLNAEEHRFLVIALMRKIRKPISLAALTTFAGFCSFCFTKVVPIREFGFFSSFGVIVSFAVSMTLIPALLLLRGPRPLRKVEKKEEAGETNRVVTDVFLSIVRKKRTVLIFTSLIVLISVYGVSKVIIDNVFIEYFKSNTDIARSDKFIRDKFGGSKVVNVVFEADNSETLLMPASLSAMDGLNTYLEKRIAETGKTMGFTDLIKRINQVFNADESPGGIRKNYTVGEGQFDSFGFGGETGLGFGEWDDAGFTDPETMDGYGQAPSVKKDYTFEEFFSILDRAVNSGENNSMNASEFMRSIARQINYEGASYYEIPRDPEFYGKTTPEELQRLVSNYLVLLSGSIDSYSDDALEPRAIKTTVQLRTLGMIDTGRVIQEIRRFTDAMAPENIKVIIGGTALVEEALNELVVHSQLISVFISLGIVFLILGFSNHSIIAGVIGIVPLSISILINFAVMGFLGIKLNIGTSMVASVSIGIGIDYTIHYMEAFKREYIQSHGRGDFLQNTFAASGKAILINAISVGAGFAVLYFSHFVILKNLGLLIALTMGTSGLVSLTVLPVLLLTIKPKFIYREV; encoded by the coding sequence ATGATGGATAAAATATACAAGCATCCCGTTCTGATCGTGGTAATCATAGGGATAATCACCCTGTTCTTTGCCCTCCAGCTTCCCCGGGCGGAGCTGGATAATAACAACTCCCGTTTTGTTCCGGATACTGATCCGGCAAAAGTAACAAACCGTTTGATTGACGATACCTTTGGCGGTTCATCCTTTATCCTTATCGGCCTGGAGCGGAAATACGGCGATATTTTCGACGCCGGTTTCTTAAGCAGGATCCGGGATTTTAATAACTGGGTTGAAGCAATAACCATTGTGGGGGATGTCAACTCCATAGTCTCATCCAAATACATAGCGGGGGTTGGGGATTCCATTGTGGTTGAAAAGCTGGTGGGTGATGATTTTACCGGCACAAGTGCGGAAATTGCCGAACTTAAGCGGCGGATCCTCTCCTGGGATATGTACCGCCATTCCCTGGTTTCCGATGATTTTGCTGCGACACAAATCCTTGTCTCCCTGGATATCAGTGATGATGATATGAGCAATAGGGATGTTGCGGATGAATTTCTTAAAATTCGTGACATGGCGCAGGAAATGTTTTCCGGCATGGCGGAAGTCTACGTTACCGGACTGCCAATAATTTCTGAAACCATTAACGAATCAATGGGTGCTGATCTGGTTCTTATGATTCCCCTGGTAATTCTGGTGGTACTGTTAGTGCTGTTCTTTTCTTTCCACCGCCTTACTGCGGTATTGCTGCCCCTGCTCACGGTGGTAATTGCCGTCATCTGGTCCGTGGGAGCCATGCCCCTCTTTGACATTAAGCTGTCGATTATTTCGACGGTATTACCGGTAATTCTCATTGCCGTGGGAAGCGCCTATGGTATCCATGTAATAACCCACTATATTGAGGATATTGGAAGCAAATCTCTTAATGCCGAAGAACACCGCTTTCTTGTTATTGCCCTGATGCGGAAGATCCGAAAGCCTATTTCTCTTGCCGCCCTAACCACCTTCGCCGGTTTCTGCTCTTTTTGCTTTACCAAGGTTGTCCCCATCCGGGAATTTGGCTTCTTTTCCAGCTTCGGCGTGATTGTTTCCTTTGCCGTATCAATGACACTGATACCTGCTCTGCTGCTCCTTCGCGGCCCGCGCCCCCTGCGGAAAGTTGAAAAAAAGGAGGAAGCCGGGGAAACCAACCGGGTGGTTACGGATGTTTTTCTAAGCATAGTCCGGAAAAAGCGTACCGTTCTTATCTTTACCTCACTGATTGTACTGATATCGGTATATGGAGTATCAAAAGTTATCATTGACAATGTGTTTATCGAATATTTTAAGAGCAACACAGATATTGCACGTTCCGACAAGTTTATCCGTGATAAATTCGGCGGATCAAAGGTAGTAAATGTGGTTTTTGAGGCGGATAATTCTGAAACCCTCCTTATGCCCGCAAGCCTTAGTGCTATGGATGGTCTCAATACCTACCTTGAGAAACGCATAGCTGAAACCGGTAAAACCATGGGATTTACGGATCTGATTAAACGGATTAATCAAGTGTTTAACGCCGATGAAAGTCCTGGGGGGATACGAAAGAATTATACAGTAGGTGAAGGCCAATTTGACAGTTTTGGTTTCGGCGGAGAAACGGGCTTGGGATTCGGAGAATGGGATGATGCGGGATTTACGGACCCAGAAACGATGGATGGATATGGGCAAGCCCCTTCTGTAAAAAAAGACTATACCTTTGAAGAGTTCTTTTCAATTCTCGACAGGGCTGTAAATTCCGGCGAGAACAATTCCATGAACGCTTCGGAATTTATGCGGTCCATAGCGCGGCAGATAAACTACGAAGGCGCTTCTTATTACGAAATTCCCAGGGACCCTGAATTTTATGGAAAAACAACGCCCGAGGAATTACAGCGTCTTGTTTCAAATTATCTGGTACTCCTTTCAGGAAGCATTGATTCATACTCCGACGATGCCCTTGAGCCAAGGGCAATCAAGACAACCGTACAACTGCGGACTCTGGGTATGATAGACACAGGCCGGGTTATTCAGGAAATACGGCGATTTACGGATGCCATGGCGCCGGAGAATATTAAGGTTATTATCGGAGGCACGGCGCTGGTAGAAGAGGCGCTGAATGAACTGGTGGTACATTCCCAGCTCATATCGGTTTTTATTTCATTGGGTATTGTTTTTCTTATTCTCGGCTTTTCAAATCATTCAATTATTGCAGGTGTTATCGGTATTGTCCCCCTTTCCATATCCATACTTATTAACTTTGCGGTGATGGGATTTTTAGGCATAAAACTCAATATAGGAACATCCATGGTCGCCAGTGTTTCTATCGGTATCGGCATTGACTACACAATCCACTACATGGAAGCGTTCAAACGTGAATATATACAAAGTCATGGGCGGGGAGATTTCTTGCAAAACACCTTTGCCGCATCAGGAAAAGCAATCCTGATTAACGCAATTTCTGTGGGCGCAGGTTTTGCAGTACTCTACTTTTCCCATTTTGTAATATTGAAAAATTTGGGGTTACTTATTGCATTAACCATGGGAACCAGTGGGTTGGTAAGTCTTACCGTATTGCCGGTCCTTTTGTTAACCATAAAACCAAAATTTATTTATAGAGAGGTTTAA
- a CDS encoding TetR/AcrR family transcriptional regulator, which yields MLHKVNTDNRQVQRTRGWLLEALLILLDEKPYEKIGISDITKKAGVARQTFYRNYDTKDDIVIQYLDDIFTAHLIRIKNISNHDKTNKVIATLRFEQIIEHKENLKKLFKDETEHLFYSYFKKWEDIISDLYKNKLTKKDYLSFRYMVKFQLGGSLRVVIDWFQHDMPLHPAKMAELVADFLKPFEIRNTSIPKLLVVITQDEKIVTLKSGKNTKGKGRRHE from the coding sequence GTGTTGCATAAAGTGAATACAGACAACCGTCAGGTTCAACGGACCCGGGGGTGGCTCCTGGAAGCCCTGCTCATCCTGTTGGATGAAAAGCCCTATGAAAAGATAGGCATTTCGGATATTACCAAAAAAGCCGGGGTCGCCCGTCAGACCTTTTACCGTAATTATGACACCAAGGACGATATTGTTATTCAGTACCTGGATGACATTTTTACGGCTCATTTGATACGGATAAAGAATATCTCAAACCACGATAAAACAAACAAGGTCATCGCAACGCTGCGGTTCGAACAGATAATTGAACACAAAGAAAATTTAAAAAAATTATTCAAAGATGAAACCGAACATTTATTTTATTCTTATTTTAAAAAGTGGGAAGATATAATATCTGATTTATATAAAAACAAATTAACAAAAAAAGATTATTTGTCATTCAGGTATATGGTAAAATTCCAACTCGGCGGCAGCCTTAGGGTGGTCATAGACTGGTTCCAGCATGATATGCCCCTGCATCCGGCTAAAATGGCCGAATTAGTTGCCGATTTTCTTAAACCCTTTGAAATACGGAATACCAGTATTCCTAAACTTCTGGTGGTCATTACCCAGGATGAAAAAATAGTTACATTAAAAAGTGGAAAGAACACGAAAGGCAAGGGCCGGCGTCACGAATAA
- the metK gene encoding methionine adenosyltransferase gives MENRRYFFTSESVGEGHPDKLCDQVSDAILDACFKEDPQSRVACETYASTSLVLVGGEITTKTFVDFQDVVRNVAKEIGYTDPAYGLDYQSMAVLDMIHSQSPDISQGVSGVGLDEYKGQQGAGDQGMMFGFACNETEELMPLPITLAHKILLRATELRKNKTIKWLRPDAKSQVTVEYEGHKPIRIDAVVVSHQHDDGVSYEEIKKTVIDQIIKPILEPTGLLDGKTKFYINPTGRFVVGGPFGDTGLTGRKIIVDTYGGMGRHGGGAFSGKDPTKVDRSAAYVARYVAKNIVAAKLAERAEVELAYAIGVPFPVSVMVDTFGTATVPEVKIEEAAKQVFDLTPAGIIKELDLRRPIYRKTASYGHFGRSEFPWEKTDKVEALKKAIK, from the coding sequence ATGGAAAATCGGCGCTATTTTTTCACTTCGGAATCGGTTGGCGAAGGCCATCCCGATAAACTCTGCGATCAGGTTTCTGACGCTATCCTTGATGCATGCTTCAAGGAAGACCCCCAAAGCCGGGTCGCCTGCGAAACCTACGCTTCAACCTCCCTGGTCCTGGTGGGCGGGGAAATCACCACGAAAACCTTTGTGGACTTCCAGGACGTAGTCCGGAATGTGGCAAAGGAAATCGGCTATACCGATCCCGCCTACGGGCTGGATTACCAGTCCATGGCGGTGCTGGACATGATTCACAGCCAATCCCCGGATATCAGCCAGGGAGTTTCCGGCGTGGGCCTTGATGAGTACAAAGGCCAGCAGGGGGCGGGGGATCAGGGTATGATGTTCGGCTTCGCTTGTAACGAAACCGAGGAACTCATGCCCCTGCCCATCACCCTGGCCCATAAGATCCTGCTCCGGGCCACGGAATTGCGGAAAAACAAAACCATCAAATGGCTGCGGCCGGATGCCAAAAGCCAGGTTACGGTGGAATATGAGGGGCACAAGCCCATACGTATCGACGCGGTGGTGGTTTCCCATCAGCATGACGATGGGGTTTCCTATGAGGAAATCAAAAAGACCGTTATTGATCAAATTATTAAGCCGATTCTGGAACCCACAGGGCTTCTGGACGGGAAAACCAAGTTTTACATTAATCCCACCGGGCGTTTTGTGGTGGGCGGCCCCTTCGGCGATACTGGCCTGACGGGCCGGAAAATCATCGTGGACACCTACGGCGGCATGGGCCGTCACGGGGGCGGCGCCTTCTCCGGCAAGGACCCCACCAAGGTGGATCGCTCCGCCGCTTACGTGGCCCGCTATGTGGCCAAGAACATCGTGGCCGCCAAACTGGCGGAACGGGCTGAGGTTGAACTGGCCTATGCCATCGGGGTCCCCTTCCCGGTTTCGGTGATGGTGGATACCTTTGGTACCGCCACGGTCCCTGAAGTCAAAATTGAAGAAGCTGCAAAACAGGTCTTTGATCTTACCCCGGCGGGGATCATCAAAGAGCTGGACCTCCGCAGGCCCATCTACCGCAAAACTGCCAGCTACGGCCACTTTGGGCGTTCGGAATTCCCCTGGGAAAAGACCGACAAGGTAGAGGCGCTTAAGAAAGCGATTAAGTAG
- a CDS encoding TonB-dependent receptor plug domain-containing protein produces the protein MRSVRTAYFILLCFFCLGPLFARDVEITVSDADLEIPLEGAVIRSWDGDEYYCDEEGRVSIPVPDDRPVVIRIAYPGYENGRLMIPVTGERFSGTLRLGGVMENRELVIEASPPEENEIRSGRSITIAGDALNRTSEIGFIEDVMTSIKLLPGVGYSGMFNAQPSIRGGDPGDLMAAMDGFYIEEPYHWGGAYSIFVPQMVESARLSHGIFSARYGHTISGLLEIVSRKPSHTETQLDLGVSTSETNLGLSFPLGGRGGISASGKVTYWDPFVLGAQQLSKGVPEIEVINSITTAPYIRDFSLNGDYRFSTDMDLNFTGFFGGDGVGAEYQNTFTRDERHRDVDLDFDWMNYTAFAITGFTWSPRSDMLFRASAGIGFYESDLIAKINMNQEPGPPTVSDPGDGDPDEGDPAEGDLEGEGDTEDGEDTEGSGDDMSDIDIESRIRNVKTDIHSISTTINYQGRVDFDWEPAEGFLFAAGLQELYAQWIKTENIDSHIQFEEPGPYYSPDFWRGPGNRKLEVLNQGFSSSVYSLLEYRNPSQKYGAELGLRLDHFYFVGADFTLQTLPVFNPRLNLDYSVFKNRGIIDDLSVTTGTGLFSSMNDAITSIALSNNIDDFELKPNRSWTSLLGLKIDFIRGFSFNIEGYFKHVFDRAYTVTNVYSNSSNNSSNDDDDDDDDDDDEGESENVLYREISVTDYRFNGTGRIIGFDFILQKTESRYWDGWLSYSFTWAQYRDPNAAPDFPPTLDSDGVTMFADRSRYAKTGNGWYYPSFHRYHNINLILNLKPSKAFNIGLRFGFATGRPDDDDNDEREGFSWPVDVKFSFFRFNPKGKVNTEIYLGIENLQALVYDVIWISRVNGYTGEEEPSEYTPVYDLPIPMVSFGFKWRY, from the coding sequence ATGAGAAGTGTCCGAACCGCCTACTTTATCCTTCTCTGTTTTTTCTGCTTAGGGCCGCTTTTTGCCCGGGATGTGGAGATTACCGTAAGCGATGCGGACCTGGAAATACCCCTGGAGGGGGCGGTGATCCGGTCCTGGGACGGCGATGAGTATTACTGCGACGAAGAGGGCCGGGTAAGCATACCGGTCCCGGATGACCGGCCGGTGGTGATACGCATTGCCTACCCGGGTTATGAAAACGGCCGGCTCATGATCCCGGTGACCGGGGAGCGCTTCTCAGGAACCCTGCGCCTGGGCGGGGTCATGGAAAACCGGGAACTGGTGATCGAGGCATCTCCCCCAGAGGAGAACGAAATCCGCAGCGGGCGCAGTATTACTATTGCTGGGGACGCCCTGAACCGCACCTCGGAGATCGGGTTTATCGAAGATGTGATGACCTCAATAAAACTGCTGCCCGGGGTGGGATATTCGGGAATGTTCAATGCCCAGCCCTCAATCCGCGGAGGAGACCCGGGGGATCTCATGGCAGCCATGGACGGCTTTTACATAGAAGAGCCCTATCACTGGGGGGGAGCCTATTCCATCTTTGTCCCCCAGATGGTGGAAAGCGCCCGGCTTTCCCACGGCATTTTTTCCGCCCGTTATGGACACACAATTTCCGGGCTCCTGGAAATTGTTTCCCGCAAACCTTCCCATACGGAAACCCAGCTGGACCTGGGGGTCTCAACCAGTGAAACCAACCTGGGCCTGTCCTTTCCCCTGGGTGGGAGGGGGGGTATTTCCGCCTCAGGCAAGGTAACCTATTGGGATCCCTTTGTCTTGGGAGCCCAGCAGCTTTCCAAGGGGGTTCCGGAAATTGAAGTAATCAACAGTATTACTACTGCCCCCTATATCAGGGATTTCTCCCTTAATGGGGATTACCGGTTTTCCACCGATATGGACCTGAACTTTACGGGCTTTTTCGGGGGAGACGGGGTAGGAGCAGAGTACCAGAACACCTTTACCAGGGACGAGCGCCACCGGGACGTGGACCTGGATTTTGATTGGATGAACTACACCGCCTTTGCCATCACCGGTTTTACCTGGAGCCCCCGCAGTGATATGCTATTCAGGGCAAGTGCCGGGATTGGCTTCTATGAATCCGACCTGATTGCGAAGATCAACATGAATCAGGAACCGGGCCCCCCGACGGTTTCCGATCCAGGAGACGGAGATCCTGATGAAGGAGATCCGGCTGAAGGAGACCTTGAAGGCGAAGGAGATACGGAAGACGGAGAAGATACGGAAGGGTCGGGGGACGATATGTCCGACATTGATATTGAAAGTCGTATCCGGAACGTAAAGACAGATATCCACAGTATATCTACCACCATCAACTATCAGGGCAGAGTTGATTTTGACTGGGAACCCGCAGAGGGCTTCCTCTTTGCTGCGGGATTGCAGGAATTGTATGCCCAGTGGATTAAAACTGAAAACATTGACAGTCATATACAATTTGAAGAGCCCGGGCCGTATTATAGCCCGGACTTCTGGAGAGGTCCCGGAAACCGCAAGCTGGAGGTTTTGAATCAGGGGTTCTCTTCGTCGGTTTATTCCCTGCTGGAATACCGCAACCCCTCCCAGAAATACGGCGCAGAATTAGGGCTCCGGCTGGATCATTTTTACTTTGTGGGAGCGGATTTTACTCTGCAAACCCTGCCGGTTTTTAACCCCCGGCTCAACCTTGACTACAGTGTTTTCAAAAACAGGGGCATCATTGATGATCTCAGTGTCACCACCGGAACCGGACTTTTTTCATCCATGAATGACGCCATTACCAGCATTGCCCTAAGTAATAATATTGATGATTTTGAACTGAAGCCAAACCGGTCCTGGACTTCCCTTCTGGGGCTTAAGATTGATTTTATCCGGGGATTCAGTTTTAATATTGAAGGCTATTTCAAACATGTTTTTGACCGGGCCTATACAGTAACCAATGTCTATAGTAATAGTAGCAATAATAGTAGTAATGATGATGATGATGATGATGATGATGACGACGACGAAGGCGAGAGCGAAAATGTACTCTACAGAGAGATATCCGTGACCGACTACCGGTTTAACGGGACCGGCAGGATCATCGGCTTTGATTTTATACTACAAAAAACAGAATCCCGGTACTGGGACGGGTGGCTATCCTATTCCTTTACCTGGGCCCAGTACCGGGATCCAAACGCGGCGCCTGATTTCCCCCCGACCCTCGACAGTGATGGTGTTACTATGTTCGCCGACAGAAGCCGCTACGCTAAAACCGGAAACGGCTGGTATTACCCATCCTTTCACCGGTACCACAACATCAACCTGATACTTAATCTCAAGCCCTCAAAGGCATTCAACATAGGGCTGCGCTTCGGCTTTGCCACCGGCCGTCCCGATGATGATGACAATGACGAGCGGGAGGGTTTTTCATGGCCCGTAGATGTAAAGTTTTCTTTCTTTCGTTTCAACCCCAAGGGCAAGGTCAACACTGAAATATACCTTGGCATAGAGAACCTCCAGGCCCTGGTATATGACGTCATCTGGATATCCCGGGTCAATGGCTATACCGGCGAAGAAGAACCCAGTGAGTATACCCCTGTGTACGATCTGCCCATACCCATGGTTTCCTTTGGGTTCAAGTGGCGGTACTAA